CACCTTCACTCTCCTCAGCTGGCTTCTGCAGTGGCTCAATACTCGAGGGGTTTTTCTTccctgatttctttttcttcttctttgtttttgattgCTCAGATTGTTCAGGTGGAGACTCAACCTCCTGCGAAAGGGGAGGCTTCTCCTCTGGGACGCACTGTCGGTCACCTTGAGAAGTATTTGGGGTGTCTGTTGTGTCCATGTCCTCTGCAGGAGGAATTTGAAAGTTGAAGGCAAAAGCAGAGCCCTGTTCAGTGAAGGAAATCTGGCTCGTTGGCTCAGTCCAGTCCGATGCAGGTGTTTTCTCTGAAGTTGCTGGAGAACTGTCAGGGAAGAAGTTAAACCTGAAGACGTTATCGCTGCGAGTCCAGAGGGGCTTCTCGGCTGCAGCAGGTGTGGAGCTGTTCGATTCAGCTTTGATATCTGTTGAATGAACACaaaggacacacaaacattaGTTTATCTCACTTTTGAGAGCAATGTAATTTCAATATAACACTTTAACTGTGAGAAATGATAACACCGACATAAAACCCTTATGTGCGTTTCAGTTGCTTGAAATCTTTTAAGCGTTCacttaaaagatttaaaaacccCGTTCTGTCCAGTAATAACAGGTCGaacacatgcatgtgtgttATTTCGTTATAATATACCGATGTACAACAGCCTCTGGTCGGCCATGCTGAGTCTTCAGAGCTGTAGTTTTTTAGTCGAAACGCGAATTTCCGGTTTTTTAACTCGATGCAAACATATTCAGTGAACCCTGCATacgtttttaaacatttttaaaatttctttagctCTTCGGTCTCTTTAAAAACATGTCCAATCCCCAAACCAGACACTTACCACCGGTGTTACCCGAGAAGAGGTCCGTGTACTTACACTTTCTCAACGCCCGCTTCGTTCCGCGCGTGCATGTTCAGTGCTCTCGCGCTTATTGgtctatttatttttcattttttgaacATTTTCATTGAAAAATCTTTGAAATAAGAACACTGTCTATTTATGTACGCTTTTAAAGCAACTTTTACCTGAGATAACAAAAAGgcttattattttatataattaaaTAAGCAAATAAATAGTGTACAATCATATCACTGTGCTGATAAGGCTTTATTCGAGTGCATCATTATTAGATTATTTCGAATACAAATAACCGAACCTTTTTCGTTTATGATGGTGATGAGGATGACTTGGTACGCTCCCGCTTCTCtccggtttttttttttcacagcaggCACAGAGTTCGAGGAAATGTGTCCTAGGTCTGTTGGACAATGCTTCATCCATCGAGTTTCTGTCAGCTCCAGAATTATGTATCACACTAAAGCTTCCCATTTATATATGAAGAGGTTTATGTATGGAGCGTGTATGTCGATTTGTGAGGTGCACATATGCTTTTTCAGAATGTCTTCTGTGTACTTCATTTGCCTTTTCACATAGTACAGGCTACAGCATAAGTATGGCAGCATTGTTCCCGCTTGTCTTAATTAGTTAAAAGAGGGGGGCGGTCAGTGACCACCATGTTTTCAGAAAGGAATTCCCAGGTTCTAAGATTACACAGACAAAATTATATGTATAACTGTGTGGaataagagagaaaagctgcGGGTGaataattaaaatcaaaataacgacatgcttctttttaaaataaggtACATCTGACGATCCGCTCTAACTTCACACGCAGAGGCAGAGAGCCTCCTTTTTCCTGAACTAATCATATTCCGTTAGGGATTTCAGTTTGGACCAATTGGATACGTTCAGGGGCGGGCTTCGAGCGCTGCTCCGCTTAATCTATAAATACCACCTCCTCAGCCCTCAGGGCAACATAGCGAAGTGACTAACAAGGAGGAGTCATTGAATTTCCCCGAACAACGAAAGTGATCCAAGGTATGGCTGTTATGTTTGTTTAtgggttttatttaaaatcGTCAGTATGTGAATTGGATATATTATCTTTTTGAGTTTTGGTGTTAATGAGAAGCTTTGAAAAACTGACAACAAAACGGCGCGCTCTGTAGCTAAGAGCTAGCTGATGGCTTAAATTGAGCCGATTTGACTGCTCTTAGGGTATGACTACATAATTATAAACTAATGTTAATGTTCACTTATACGACTGAGTGCCGTGTTGTTTTTGGTGATATTAATTGGTTAATTTTAGTGTAAATCTTCGCGGTAACTAGCTGGCGCCATTTTGCAACCGTCCATGCTAGCTTTAAAAATGCTCGACAGACAAGCAAAGAAAcgtgtgtgtctcctgtagcTTAATGGTGGCGGTGCTTAGAGGTTTGTGTATGATATTTGAATAAAACCATAAAAGTGGTAACTGTTGTAACTTGTCGTCCTTGATAATGGTATCACCGATGAATGAGGGGTTGGCGCCCTTTATggtagtgttttctttttactgtaaACAGAAGTAAAAGGTAGGACGGTTGTTTCGCcacctatttttttttaaaacgacGTGAGTCATGTGTCATAGGTAGAGCCGCATAAAGGGAATAGGCTCTCGTTCAGTGGGTGGTTAACGTAAATTACGAGTttttgtgaagttttttttttaaaattcagtttgttttaacgtccacttttatttatttttcagacttATAAGTGAGAAATGGCTCGTACAAAGCAGACCGCTCGTAAATCCACAGGAGGAAAGGCGCCTAGGAAGCAGCTGGCCACCAAAGCAGCCAGGAAAAGCGCGCCCTCTACTGGTGGAGTGAAGAAACCCCACAGATACAGGTACAACAATCATGCCCCTGTATTGTTTGTATAGGCATAACTGGTTACACTGGCTGTGGAAACTAACTTTACTCTTGTTTTCTGAAACTGTGTAGTTGttacagtgtttttgtttctgggCACTAATTCAGAATATGGCTTGCTTCATAGGCCCGGTACTGTTGCTCTGCGTGAGATCCGTCGGTACCAGAAGTCCACTGAGCTGCTCATCAGGAAGCTGCCTTTCCAGCGTCTGGTCAGGGAAATCGCTCAAGACTTCAAGACGGATCTGCGTTTCCAGAGCGCAGCCATTGGTGCTCTCCAGGTCAGAAAATGCATctgttttaaaatatgaataacATGTTCTTGTTAATTTGTTCTAGTatgtaatgttttcttttctcttccctATAGGAAGCCAGCGAGGCCTACTTGGTCGGCCTGTTTGAGGACACCAACCTGTGCGCCATTCACGCAAAGAGGGTCACCATCATGCCCAAGGACATTCAGCTGGCCAGGCGAATTAGAGGAGAGCGAGCATAAATGCTTCtggatttttatctttttattgggttgggggtgggtgggggacTGACTGGGGTTTGTTTTGTAAATCTTGAACTATTTACCAGCATGTGTGCCACCTTATGTCATTTGTAGTTTCAGGCATGATTTTGTACTTCATTTCACACACTCTTCCTTCAGCTGTCCTGTTCACTGTAGAGTAGTGCTTCATATCTGTAAATTCTAAAGCAGAATATCTCACTTCCTTCCTCAGGTCTGCAAATGTATTTTAGGGTCTGTATCTTTTTAatcctgtgtgtgcatgtcataGGATTTCTcattgtgctgtaaataaacttTCCGCTACCTCACCCTGACttgagtttgctgcagacaacCTTGGGTACAAATACAAAGTCGGGAGACCCATTGGATCAATGCAAGGGCTTCTTTGCACTATAACTTTGTTCTAACAAGTTGGATGTTCATCAAGTGATCATGTGCACTTTGAAACAGTGATTCAGAACAGACTGGCAGATGCTTGTTGGTCAAGTTTATTGACATTGTAATCCATTACTGCCAaaaactgcttaaaaaaaagGAGCATGTCCCAATTAACGTTAGCTCTTAAACTCAAGATGTACAGCATCATGTAATAACCTACATCAAGCATCACAAGTAAAACCCCAAAGTGAACAGTATTTTGAAACTGGATACAGTCTGCAGAGAAATGTGAAATAGAAAAGCCTGCAACAGCTGTAGAGTAGACCAGACCAGGTTTGAACTAACCTGTAGTTATTGGAATATTTGTGACATTCATGTATCAATGGACGGCCTTATTTCCACACAGAGCATTAACTTTGTGTTCCAGGTCAACACAGTACAATTCACAATAAATACAACCTGATACGACATGTCCACATATTCCGATAAGCACCTTTATTTTTTAGCTGTATCCTCTTCATTTGAAAGCACGCTGGGTACATGCTCGTACAGCTGCTTCTCCAGAGCTGCATCAATGTCTGTCTCATCCCTGAAAGCGCACCACAACAGGAAGGCGGTGGCAAGCAGGCTGATGGGCACAACTTTCCACAGAGGACGCTCGTACTGGCTCCCCATCGAGCGGTCAACTctccaggtcctgtggctggcTTTGCTGGTTGAGAACTTAATGGGCTCGCTCTTCACCTCCTCATCATCAGCAGATTGTTTGGACTTGCCCGACAGCTGAGAGCTCAGCGCTAGAGACCGCACACTGTGGAGTCTTCCAGCACGAAAAACAGGAGAAGATAAATTAGTTTAGGCTGAAAGACTTAGTGGTTTGAAAGTACACTTAGTGCACTTAAATGCTACTTCATCTTAGATAGTATACTACAATATTTACTTGGATATTAATACTTGTGGACTTTCGCTTAAGAGTAGAAGTGAAATATATTTATGAAACATTTATgaaacttttttaaaactgttgttttgtttttaagaagcaTCCACAGCTGGAGATTATAGTCCTTAATGGCCACTAAAAACATTAATGCAATCATCATTTTCACTTATACACTGGATTTATGATCCATTTCCAGTGGTCAAAAAACCATAGACGCACATAATATGCAATAGATGTTTTATAGAAACTGATGTTCAAGATCAACCATACAGATGATCATAAGTTCCAGTGGTAGATAGCTCcttacataaaaaaataaagcactAGAAAATAAAATTTCTGAATTATTCCAAAGCAAAAAATGAGTTTATGTATAAAACACTTTACCTTTGAATTAGCCTTTAAATAACTGTGTGTCCATCTGTAAATTGTTGCTCAAAACACAGTGATGATGCCACCTAGAGACAATTCCTGAAGCTGCTCTATTGAAAATGATAAATCTAACCTCTGACACAACGGCAACACACGGACGGTGACTGTACTTTAGTCACTGTCATACGTCCTCATAAAAAGAAAACTCCTGATATCCATCCAAAGCCTAGTAACTAGATTAAAGTCAAAGGACCAAGGTGTGTCTTCtaggaaaaaataagaaaagaaaaaaaccctgtaatgtttcattttctaTAACTGTAAATGTGGTAACATCTAACCAACGCCGCTgggtcagctttcttttttttcttaataaaccACTTAAGAATCTGACCAACAATTAAAGATACTACACTGTCATTGAACAACCCTTACACATTGAATACATGCTTTCCATGAGCCGgggacacacatacacacactcacctcACGGTAGCTGCACCGCTATGAATAAATGTTCCTCGACTCAAAGCCACTCGTGTCAGACGGGCAAAGACTGCTGCTGTAGACATGATGGACAACCGGTCATCTTACTCAACACTACGAAACTGAAGCTTTGCCGAGCAAAACCTTTTCAGTCAGGTCATGTAACACACCATTGTGCAACCCTTAATTCTCTCCGGCCAGAACCAGCGAGAGACGCTGGTTATGACCGGCTGTCTCTAACCCACAGAATAATTTATtattctgttattattattagtagtagtatgaCTATACCTAAAGATAATGGCATATTTACGCTTgaaagtaaaagtactttgattttaCACCGTACCACCagtctgcattttatttttatttttttaagtatttttgagGTACAGCGTATTGccttatttataatatttttttttcttttttattggttaattaatttgtttgttttattatggcttttgtttatgtatttatttataatttattaattttaaatagTCTTCGGGTTCCCACTTCATTTAATATTTTGAGTTTTCTTTCAGTAGTTTGTTCTTCGAGTTTTTAAAAGTGTTACACCCACCGACCAATCACAAAACACGGGTAGCTAATCGTCCAATCAGGCTTCACTTGAGCGGCACCGCTTCCTGGTTGACTTTCCACGCGCATGTGTGCTTTCCAGAGTCTGGCACGCAACGCAACTCAGGTTGGTTTAAGGTTTTTTGTAAAAACAACGTGGTCAAAGTAGTGTTTAACCCTTAATACTGCTGCTTGTTGTTATGTCATAAAATTGATAATTTGTTTCTTTTGACCTTAAGCCTTGTCTGTCCGTGTACTTCATTCAGTAAACGTGTGTGCTGGTCTTCAGTTATATACATGCTCGTGTTGGTTTGCAGGAGTAATTTATCTCATGGCTAAGGACAAATCGTTGAAATCAAAACCTTATAAGAGGAAGAATCTGGGTCCATCAGATGACAGTACAGAAATAATGGACACTGAAGTAAATACGAAGAGGAAAAAGATGGATGCAGATGTGAGTAGCACAGAAAATGGTATTTTACAGCACTACCTGAAATCAGTCACAGTATCATTAACACTTTGCCTTTAAACCAGGAGGCTCCTGCTCAGATGTCTCAGTTaacaaacacaacagatgaTAAAAAACGGAAAAAGAACAAGAAGAGTAAAAAGGAACAAGTGAACCAAGCCGCAGAGCAAGCAGAGGTGAGAATGTTCACTGCCGAAAATGTGACTTAAAGATTTTATTTGGCTCTTTGTAGGTAGTCAGCTAGTTTACAGTGttttactgtgaaaaaaatcttttttgtgACATAATCATGGTAAAGCATAGAGCAGCGTGGCAAACATGTAATAACACAGCTAATGAATTGAcagttaataaattaaaatttttgGCACAGTGACATGCTGTCATTCAGTCCAGAGAGACTTTTATGCTAGCATCATTCATTTAAATAACACTGATGTGTCTCAATTTTACATAAAAAACAGTCAGATCTGTACAGAAGTTAGGATCCTTGCTTTGATATTTAGCACTGAATAGCGCCTTTACCCCACAGCATGTGTGTTTTTCATGTGTGATTGGTGAGAACATGTATATACAGTTTATTCAAGGTGGGTGCATCAGTTGGCAAGGGGATGTCACAGTTTGAATGTGATGAGTTGCTCGTACTGTCAtcctttgctgctggttcgTTTATGGGCTTTCTCGAGGGGGTCCTGTTCAGCTTGGACCATCGGCTTTTATCCTGGAGAAAAAGCCTCAGCTTTTTCCTAAAGGCCTCCCCGAGAAAGCCGTAGATGAGAGGATTCAGGCAGCTGTTGGAGAAAGCCGCCAGCCTGACGGCGTGGCCCGTCAAGGGGTAATCCTGCCACAGCGTGCCCCCGTTCGTGTCGCCCCTCACGAGGTGCACACTTGTAAACATGTTCTCTGGCAACCAGCAGAGGAAGAAGACGACCACAGCAGCTGAGATGAGTCGCAGGGCTTTCTGCCTGCGAGGCCTCTGCAGGGGGCTGTTTAGCTCCCAGTGGCTGCACTTGAGCACCCGTGCTATCCTCCAGTAGCACACACCCAGGATGCAGAAGGGCAGCAAGAATCCCAGCATCACCTCCAGCCACTGAATCTGAGTCACGTTGGCGAAGCAGAAATGGAGCTCTCCGGCGTGTTGCACTTGAGCTACAGCGAAAGGCAGCAAGGTGAGCAGGGACGAAGACGTCCAGATGAGGCAGCAGCTGAGGCGTGCGCGTGGTATGCTGCGACCGATGGAGTTGGTCAGTGCGACGAAGCGGTCGAGGCTCATCCAGGTCAGAAAGAAGACGCTGCTGTACATGTTGGCCTGTTGGAAGAGGTTCATGAAAGTACAGAGGCCAGCCTTGTCGTAGTAGCCCTTCTTAAGATTGAACACTTCAATCAGAGAGTCAGCTACCAGAAAGAGGTCGGCCATGGCCAAATTCACAAAGTAGCGATCTGGAGGT
The Oreochromis aureus strain Israel breed Guangdong linkage group 8, ZZ_aureus, whole genome shotgun sequence DNA segment above includes these coding regions:
- the h3f3d gene encoding H3 histone, family 3D, which codes for MARTKQTARKSTGGKAPRKQLATKAARKSAPSTGGVKKPHRYRPGTVALREIRRYQKSTELLIRKLPFQRLVREIAQDFKTDLRFQSAAIGALQEASEAYLVGLFEDTNLCAIHAKRVTIMPKDIQLARRIRGERA
- the c8h16orf91 gene encoding protein CCSMST1 is translated as MSTAAVFARLTRVALSRGTFIHSGAATVRLHSVRSLALSSQLSGKSKQSADDEEVKSEPIKFSTSKASHRTWRVDRSMGSQYERPLWKVVPISLLATAFLLWCAFRDETDIDAALEKQLYEHVPSVLSNEEDTAKK
- the LOC116319901 gene encoding G-protein coupled estrogen receptor 1-like, whose amino-acid sequence is MNMTMHVDYKVTADNNFSAHPNDTQAVVSDCLEAASDNYYFISLILSSLYTIFLFPVGLVGNILIIVVNLNHRGRMTPPDRYFVNLAMADLFLVADSLIEVFNLKKGYYDKAGLCTFMNLFQQANMYSSVFFLTWMSLDRFVALTNSIGRSIPRARLSCCLIWTSSSLLTLLPFAVAQVQHAGELHFCFANVTQIQWLEVMLGFLLPFCILGVCYWRIARVLKCSHWELNSPLQRPRRQKALRLISAAVVVFFLCWLPENMFTSVHLVRGDTNGGTLWQDYPLTGHAVRLAAFSNSCLNPLIYGFLGEAFRKKLRLFLQDKSRWSKLNRTPSRKPINEPAAKDDSTSNSSHSNCDIPLPTDAPTLNKLYIHVLTNHT